A stretch of the Gossypium hirsutum isolate 1008001.06 chromosome D07, Gossypium_hirsutum_v2.1, whole genome shotgun sequence genome encodes the following:
- the LOC107953726 gene encoding enhancer of rudimentary homolog isoform X1 — MANRHTIILMQTSQSRATRTFMDYDSISQAMDGICGLYERKLKDLNPATGNITYDIADLYNFIDGLADMSALVYDHRIQAFLPNDRQWIKQKLFQHLKKLAH; from the exons ATG GCAAACAGGCACACCATTATTTTGATGCAAACTTCACAGAGCAGAGCAACCAGAACATTTATGGATTATGATTCCATAAGTCAAGCTATGGATG GGATATGTGGACTATACGAAAGGAAACTTAAGGATCTAAATCCAGCTACGGGAAACATCACTTACGACATTGCTGATCTTTACAATTTTATTGATGGCCTTGCAGATATGAGTGCCCTTGT CTATGATCACAGGATTCAAGCTTTTTTGCCTAATGACAGGCAATGGATTAAACAGAAACTATTTCAACACCTGAAGAAGTTGGCACATTAA
- the LOC121219266 gene encoding uncharacterized protein: MGHNNRTNEEKSHHQAADNLVNLFTKANHDLLVVQYRLEKEFQQIYPDNANPMKLVSRIKKIQEELSSLTEQCRELLSAKQVLFIFSSNLRNLRVLKLRGRHLTRLIQLVTNFNNK, translated from the exons ATGGGTCATAATAATCGGACCAATGAGGAGAAAAGCCATCATCAAGCAGCTGATAATTTGGTGAATTTGTTCACCAAAGCAAACCATGATCTTCTCGTCGTTCAGTACAGGCTCGAGAAGGAGTTTCAACAAATTTATCCTGATAAT GCGAACCCTATGAAGTTGGTGTCTCGAATAAAGAAGATCCAGGAAGAATTATCGAGCTTGACCGAGCAGTGCCGTGAGCTCTTATCGGCCAAacaggttttatttattttttcttctaaTCTAAGGAATCTCAGAGTTTTGAAGTTGAGAGGTAGGCATTTAACTCGGTTGATTCAATTGGTTactaattttaataacaaataa
- the LOC121219267 gene encoding kinesin-like protein KIN-13A — translation MQQSNAAATAFYDHAGGGGSFNNAGPAGGDAGDAVMARWLQSAGLQHLAFPLTSTGIDQRLLPNLLMQVNVLLIAKEQSNTDASASSFIANEKEISTRENNVAKIKVVVRKRPLNKKEISRKEDDIVTVDENALTVHEPKLKVDLTAYVEKHEFCFDAVLDEHVTNDEVYRVTVEPIIPIIFQRIKATCFAYGQTGSGKTFTMQPLPLRAAQDLIRFLHQPVYHSQGFKLWLSYFEIYGGKLFDLLSDRK, via the exons ATGCAGCAAAGCAATGCTGCTGCGACGGCGTTTTACGATCACGCTGGAGGCGGCGGGTCCTTCAACAATGCTGGTCCCGCCGGCGGAGATGCTGGTGATGCTGTTATGGCACGGTGGTTGCAATCTGCTGGATTGCAGCATCTGGCCTTTCCCTTGACTTCTACAGGCATCGACCAACGCCTCCTTCCTAATCTACTCATGCAG GTTAATGTACTTTTAATTGCAAAAGAGCAAAGTAATACAGATGCCTCGGCTTCGTCATTCATTGCCAATGAAAAAGAGATCAGTACAAGGGAAAATAATGTTGCTAAGATTAAAGTTGTG GTACGTAAAAGACCATTAAACAAGAAAGAAATTTCTCGGAAGGAGGATGATATAGTAACTGTAGATGAGAATGCTTTAACGGTCCATGAACCCAAGCTAAAG GTGGACTTGACAGCATACGTAGAGAAGCATGAATTCTGTTTTGATGCTGTTCTGGATGAACATGTTACTAATGATGAG GTTTATCGTGTTACTGTTGAGCCAATTATTCCCATAATTTTTCAGCGAATAAAAGCCACTTGTTTTGCATATGGGCAAACAG gtagTGGTAAGACGTTCACAATGCAGCCATTACCTCTCAGAGCTGCACAAGACCTCATTAGATTCTTGCATCAGCCAGTTTATCACAGTCAGGGATTTAAATTGTGGCTTAGCTATTTTGAGATATATGGTGGAAAACTCTTTGACCTTTTGAGTGATAGAAAGtaa
- the LOC107956579 gene encoding VQ motif-containing protein 31 produces MTHHAPKRRTRHPDDSMHAILKSQIPSWFLSSKSFCPAALLNMENHQYTIASSSSATPTMFVQADANTFRDLVQKLTGFTGSDTDKLPGRLSSTAPRRPPFKLQERRQHAMRNLEIKLGTLTTCPTNSSPTQSCSPGQVPRLDSPSPSPVTPLSFGTISLSSPVVSVWEEEKAIAEKGFYLHPSPLNMPRGSQPPELLTLFPLTSHRQDKRE; encoded by the exons ATGACGCACCATGCCCCGAAGAGAAGAACCCGCCATCCTGACGACTCAATGCATGCCATCCTAAAGAGCCAAAT CCCGTCTTGGTTTCTATCTTCTAAAAGTTTCTGCCCTGCTGCTTTGCTTAACATGGAAAATCACCAATACACCATAGCTTCTTCTTCATCTGCAACGCCAACCATGTTCGTTCAGGCAGATGCAAACACCTTCAGAGACTTGGTCCAGAAGCTCACAGGTTTCACCGGCTCCGACACCGACAAGCTCCCTGGAAGGCTCTCCTCAACAGCTCCACGCCGTCCACCTTTCAAGCTCCAAGAACGTAGGCAACATGCCATGAGAAATCTAGAGATCAAGCTCGGTACTCTCACAACCTGTCCCACCAACTCATCACCTACTCAGTCCTGCTCTCCGGGCCAAGTTCCCCGGCTCGACTCTCCAAGTCCCAGTCCAGTGACTCCATTGTCGTTTGGTACCATATCACTGTCGTCTCCGGTGGTTTCAGTTTGGGAGGAGGAAAAGGCAATTGCAGAGAAGGGATTTTACTTGCACCCATCACCATTAAATATGCCTAGAGGAAGCCAACCACCGGAGCTCTTAACACTTTTTCCACTTACTTCACATAGGCAAGATAAACGAGAATAG